A region of the Synechococcus sp. PCC 7502 genome:
GTGTGCTATGTTCTGATGACTAAGTTGTGACTAACATCAGTACATCTCTCAATTTGTCTAAATCCCATGCCGTTGCAGTATATTTTTAGGCATATTTTTTTAGATCTTGGGAATATCCAAGCGCTGAATATGTATCAATGAACTGATGACCGCAATCAGCGCAATTCTCCTCGTTTCGCATTCTTACGAATATGTGTTGATCCACACTTGGGGCATTTCATTGTTTAAACTTGTTATCTTTATATTTACTCACCCATCTTTATATTTGTGCAATGCCAAAAATTTAGTTTATAACCTACCTCTTGACACTCAGTTCTTAAAAATTTTTACAAGCCCTATAAGTACGACCTAGCTTAACTTATGTTATATTTTAAACCTAAGAACGCATAGCTCAGTTGGTTAGAGCATCACGTTGACATCGTGGGGGTCGGTGGTTCGAGTCCACTTGTGTTCATTGGCTGGGGAGCCATAACTGGTAAGGCTTTTGGGATTTCCAAGTAAATTCTAAAAGTGCATTCATTCTCAACATGAGATATAAATATGGTCTTTTAAGGGTTATTTGGGTTGTAAAATTACCCCGATGAAAATTACCATAGAAAATCACGATGGCAGATTAAGGCTACGTTGGATATACCAGGGCAAGCGTCTTTAGATGTATGTCTTGCGGTGTTAACGATGACCCAACTGGTAGGGCAGTCGCAAAGCAAAAAGCAGCCCAGATTGAGCTAGATATTCAAGCAGGATACTTTGATCCGACCTTACTAAAGTACAAGCCCTTAACAAGGGGTAAAAATGCCACGGAAATAAGTACGGTTGAGTTATTCCAGAAATTTACTCAATATCAAAGTAAGCAGAAATGTTTATCACCCCGATCGCTTGAAGCAAGATATAAACCACTCGAAAGACATTTAGAAAAGTCACTAAATATTACTACCAGTAAGGTTACGGAAAACCTAGCGGGTAATTTTGTGGCATTGCAATTAGAACGGGTATCTAGTCGTACTGCTAAAGAACGTGTGTGGTTACTACAAAGCTGTTGGGAGTTTGCAAGGGGTAAATATCAGATTGCCGATGCTAACCCTTGGACTGTCCATATACCCAAGATTAAAACTACTGAGACAAAGCGGGTTAAACCTTTCTCTACTACTGAGATTCAATTAATTTTGGGCGTTGCAGAGTTTAGTATGAACCAAATATTGTTTAAAGGCTAGGAATAATATCCAGCATAAGCTTTAATTTCTAAGGTTTGTATATTTCATACCTATATCTGCAACGCCAGCCTCTATCCATACAAGTCAAATGATTCAAGAGAAGTTGGAGGAGTGGAAGAACCAGCAAATCGAGATTTTCCAGTTACCCTCTTATAGAGCCTGTTTCATATCTATTATGAGCAAGATGTATGATGCTTAGAAAATGCTAAATCCATACTCAAGTAGCCTAACAGATAAAGAATGGGAAATTATAGAACCATTGCTCCCAAAGAAAAAGCAAACTAGACCGCCAACTTGGACAAAAAGACAAATTTTAGACGGCATACTCTACCAACTCAAAAACGGCTGTAATT
Encoded here:
- a CDS encoding transposase; translated protein: MLNPYSSSLTDKEWEIIEPLLPKKKQTRPPTWTKRQILDGILYQLKNGCNWRDMPRDLPPFSTVYRYYKEWKDTGTFTAIMEALHSTAREQSKKIQNGQL